A region of Pseudarthrobacter sp. NIBRBAC000502770 DNA encodes the following proteins:
- a CDS encoding VOC family protein has translation MEYTARVASSVQFVSELDRSVTFYRDLFNCVETIRSADAALLLAPGGFELYLIERGPREEHYSGGLGQHLLMWATDTAEGLAYFERALKDLGRYTETRAKGGVTVVEGRDPDGIRVIVTHPDPAEKPRSVLDSHLYS, from the coding sequence ATGGAATACACAGCGAGGGTGGCTTCATCCGTCCAGTTCGTCTCGGAGCTGGACAGGTCCGTGACCTTCTACCGGGACCTGTTCAACTGCGTGGAAACCATACGCTCGGCCGACGCGGCCCTCCTCCTGGCGCCCGGAGGCTTCGAGCTCTACCTCATTGAACGCGGCCCCCGTGAGGAGCACTACTCGGGTGGCCTGGGGCAGCACCTGCTGATGTGGGCGACAGACACCGCTGAGGGCCTGGCGTACTTCGAGCGGGCGCTGAAAGACCTGGGGCGTTACACGGAAACCCGCGCAAAGGGCGGCGTTACCGTCGTCGAAGGCCGGGATCCCGACGGTATCCGCGTCATCGTCACCCACCCGGATCCGGCAGAAAAACCCCGTTCGGTCCTGGACAGCCACCTGTACAGCTGA
- a CDS encoding spermidine synthase, which translates to MAKRGRSANRAGRPAAGVVEVPKGAVVNGPAEGVYYIDTGDCELIADQDNSTGWLLKINGVMSSHIDLADPLFLDFEYMRWMAALIESRWPPSDVSAAKLRGLHLGGGACSLARYFSAAYPDARQVVVELDGKLAEYVRGWFDLPKAPLLRIRVGEARAVTETLTEHTRDFIIRDVFAGAFTPRPLTTAEFNQHAKRVLAPGGLYVANSGDAPDLKNAREDAATIAAAFKHTVIIADPAMLKGRRYGNMVMAGSDVPFGDDPQLRRRLLGGAVPAHLWDDDQVRAFAAGAPVRHDAPAP; encoded by the coding sequence ATGGCGAAACGCGGACGGTCGGCGAACCGGGCCGGACGCCCGGCAGCCGGTGTGGTTGAGGTTCCCAAGGGGGCTGTGGTGAACGGTCCGGCAGAGGGCGTCTACTACATCGATACGGGCGACTGTGAACTCATCGCCGACCAGGACAACTCCACCGGCTGGCTCCTGAAGATCAACGGCGTCATGAGCTCGCACATTGACCTGGCCGACCCGTTGTTCCTGGACTTTGAGTACATGCGGTGGATGGCGGCGCTCATTGAGTCGCGGTGGCCGCCGTCGGACGTCTCCGCAGCAAAGCTGCGCGGGCTGCACCTGGGCGGCGGTGCCTGCTCCCTGGCCCGCTACTTCTCCGCCGCCTACCCCGATGCGCGGCAGGTGGTGGTGGAGCTGGACGGGAAGCTCGCCGAGTACGTGCGCGGCTGGTTCGACCTTCCCAAGGCGCCCCTGCTGCGGATCCGCGTGGGGGAGGCCCGTGCCGTGACCGAAACCCTCACGGAGCACACCAGGGACTTCATTATCCGCGACGTCTTCGCGGGAGCATTCACCCCCCGGCCCCTCACCACCGCCGAATTCAACCAGCACGCCAAGCGGGTCCTGGCGCCGGGCGGCCTGTATGTTGCCAATTCCGGTGACGCCCCGGACCTGAAGAACGCCCGGGAGGACGCGGCCACCATTGCGGCCGCCTTCAAGCACACGGTGATCATTGCCGATCCCGCCATGCTGAAGGGCCGGCGGTACGGAAACATGGTGATGGCCGGCAGCGACGTGCCCTTCGGGGACGATCCGCAGCTTCGCCGCCGGCTCCTCGGCGGGGCCGTCCCGGCGCACCTGTGGGATGACGACCAGGTGCGGGCATTCGCGGCGGGGGCTCCGGTCCGCCACGACGCACCCGCACCCTGA
- a CDS encoding LysR family transcriptional regulator, translating to MNANPDDLLVLLAVSRSARFTTAAQALGLNHTTVSRRIAALEKSLGGRVLSRAAGGWELTELGERAVRAAEQVEAVLGTLGPGGQAPDPIAGVVRMTATDGFSAYIAAPAVARLRRDHPGLSVEVVTMTRRALQQRSGLDIEVVVGEPQVHRAEAIRLGDYRLGMYASRAYLAEYGTPATVAELNGHPLVYFVDSMLQVDDLDAPRRLVPAMKDGLTSTNVFVHVEATRAGAGVGFLPCFMADLHDDLVRLLPEKIGELLPYWMVLRPDSLRRPAVAAVVQALRERMSEHRDALLGR from the coding sequence ATGAACGCGAACCCCGATGACCTGCTGGTGCTCCTGGCGGTGTCCCGCTCCGCCAGGTTCACGACGGCGGCCCAAGCCTTGGGCCTGAACCACACCACCGTCTCGCGCAGGATCGCCGCGCTCGAGAAGTCCCTGGGCGGCCGGGTCCTGTCCCGTGCCGCGGGCGGCTGGGAACTCACGGAGCTTGGCGAACGCGCCGTGCGGGCGGCCGAACAGGTGGAGGCGGTGCTGGGCACGCTGGGACCGGGCGGCCAGGCACCCGACCCGATTGCCGGCGTCGTGCGCATGACCGCGACGGATGGCTTCAGCGCCTACATTGCCGCCCCTGCCGTGGCACGGCTGCGCCGGGACCATCCGGGCCTGAGCGTGGAGGTGGTCACCATGACCCGCCGGGCGCTGCAGCAGCGGTCAGGGCTGGACATCGAAGTGGTGGTGGGCGAGCCGCAGGTGCACCGCGCGGAGGCCATCCGCCTGGGCGATTACCGGCTGGGCATGTATGCCTCCCGCGCCTACCTTGCAGAGTATGGGACACCCGCCACCGTGGCCGAACTCAACGGGCATCCGCTGGTCTACTTCGTGGACTCGATGCTCCAGGTGGACGACCTCGATGCGCCGCGGCGGCTCGTTCCCGCCATGAAGGACGGCCTGACCTCCACCAACGTGTTCGTCCATGTCGAGGCCACCCGTGCCGGCGCCGGCGTCGGCTTCCTGCCGTGCTTCATGGCCGACCTCCACGACGACCTGGTCCGCCTGCTGCCCGAAAAGATCGGCGAACTGCTCCCCTACTGGATGGTCCTGCGTCCGGACTCACTCCGCCGCCCTGCGGTGGCCGCCGTCGTGCAGGCCCTCAGGGAACGGATGTCCGAGCACCGCGATGCACTCCTGGGCCGCTGA
- a CDS encoding MFS transporter — protein sequence MSIEQGLANDAGHAPKGTGLKKIVAASMVGTVVEWYEFFLYATAATLVFGKYFFPATGNDLDGIIQAFLTYAVGFIARPLGGIVFGQIGDKLGRKPTLQLTIIIIGVSTFLMGCLPGFADIGYLAPALLVALRFIQGFALGGEWGGAVLLVAEHSPNKTRAFWSSWPQAAVPVGNLLATLVLYIMSTTLSSEAFLGWGWRVAFWLSAVIVFVGYYIRTNVSESPIFLEAKELVEKEQAVSYGVFEVLRKYPKGIFQAMGLRFAENIMYYLVVSFAIVYLKSVHKYDTSSLLLALLIAHLIHFAIIPQYGRLADRIGRKPVYLAGAILGATWPFFAFPMFDTRNAVVIVLAVTIGLCLHGLMYAGQPAIMAEMFPTRMRYSGASLGSQVTSIFAGSLAPLLATQWLKDTGSWLPTAIYLVVACAITTVAVLSLKETKGIALEDVDQEDAAREGLLTAGRR from the coding sequence ATGAGCATTGAGCAAGGCCTGGCGAACGACGCCGGGCATGCACCCAAGGGAACGGGCCTGAAGAAGATTGTCGCCGCCTCCATGGTGGGCACGGTGGTGGAATGGTACGAATTCTTCCTGTACGCCACCGCGGCCACGCTGGTCTTCGGCAAGTACTTCTTCCCCGCCACAGGCAACGACCTGGACGGGATCATCCAGGCGTTCCTGACCTATGCCGTGGGCTTCATCGCCCGCCCGCTGGGCGGCATCGTCTTTGGCCAGATCGGCGACAAGCTGGGCCGGAAGCCCACGCTGCAGCTCACCATCATCATCATCGGTGTTTCCACGTTCCTGATGGGCTGCCTGCCGGGCTTCGCCGACATCGGGTACCTGGCCCCTGCGCTGCTAGTGGCCTTGCGCTTCATCCAGGGCTTCGCGCTGGGCGGCGAATGGGGCGGTGCCGTGCTCCTGGTGGCCGAACACAGCCCCAACAAGACCCGCGCCTTCTGGTCCAGCTGGCCCCAGGCGGCCGTCCCGGTGGGCAACCTCCTGGCCACCCTGGTGCTGTACATCATGTCCACCACCCTGAGCAGCGAGGCCTTCCTCGGTTGGGGCTGGCGCGTGGCGTTCTGGCTCTCCGCAGTGATCGTCTTCGTGGGCTACTACATCCGCACCAACGTCAGCGAATCGCCCATCTTCCTCGAAGCCAAGGAACTGGTGGAGAAGGAACAGGCCGTCAGCTACGGCGTCTTCGAGGTCCTGCGCAAGTACCCCAAGGGCATCTTCCAGGCCATGGGCCTGCGGTTCGCGGAAAACATCATGTATTACCTGGTGGTCAGCTTCGCGATCGTGTACCTCAAGAGCGTGCACAAGTACGACACTTCCTCGCTCCTGCTGGCGCTGCTGATCGCGCACCTTATCCACTTCGCCATCATTCCGCAGTACGGCCGCCTCGCGGACCGGATTGGCCGCAAGCCCGTTTACCTGGCCGGCGCCATCCTGGGTGCCACCTGGCCGTTCTTCGCCTTCCCGATGTTCGATACCAGGAACGCCGTCGTCATCGTCCTGGCCGTGACCATCGGCCTGTGCCTGCACGGCCTGATGTATGCGGGCCAGCCCGCCATCATGGCCGAGATGTTCCCCACCCGCATGCGGTACTCCGGCGCATCCCTCGGCTCGCAGGTGACGTCCATCTTCGCCGGTTCGCTGGCGCCGCTGCTGGCCACCCAGTGGCTGAAGGACACGGGTTCGTGGCTGCCCACCGCCATCTACCTGGTGGTGGCCTGTGCCATCACCACGGTGGCCGTGCTAAGCCTGAAGGAGACCAAGGGCATTGCCCTGGAGGACGTGGACCAGGAAGACGCGGCCCGCGAGGGGCTGCTGACCGCTGGACGCCGCTGA
- a CDS encoding 3-hydroxybutyrate dehydrogenase, with amino-acid sequence MDNTLNGRKALVTGGASGIGAACVRALAARGAKVVVADVDAAAATSLADEVGGSAWEVDLLDVDALAGLSLDCDILVNNAGIQRINPIEEFDPADFRRLISLMLEAPFLLIRAALPHMYANKFGRVINVSSVHGLRASPFKSAYVSAKHGLEGLSKVTALEGGPHGVTSNCVNPGYVRTPLVEKQLADQAKMHGIPESEVLAKVMLTEAAIKRLVEPDEVASLVAWLASPDAGMVTGASYTMDGGWSAR; translated from the coding sequence ATGGACAACACGTTGAATGGACGCAAGGCGCTGGTCACCGGCGGTGCCAGCGGAATCGGGGCCGCCTGCGTGCGCGCACTGGCGGCGCGCGGAGCGAAAGTGGTGGTGGCCGACGTCGATGCCGCCGCCGCAACGTCCCTCGCCGATGAGGTGGGCGGCAGCGCCTGGGAAGTGGACCTGTTGGACGTCGACGCCCTGGCCGGGCTGAGCCTTGACTGCGACATCCTGGTCAACAACGCCGGCATCCAGCGCATCAACCCCATCGAGGAGTTCGATCCCGCAGACTTTCGCAGGCTTATCAGCCTGATGCTGGAGGCCCCGTTCCTGCTCATCCGGGCTGCCCTGCCGCACATGTACGCCAACAAGTTCGGCCGCGTCATCAACGTGTCCTCGGTTCATGGACTGCGCGCCTCTCCGTTCAAAAGCGCGTACGTCTCGGCCAAGCACGGCCTGGAAGGGCTCAGCAAGGTGACCGCGCTTGAAGGGGGACCGCACGGTGTTACGTCGAACTGCGTCAACCCCGGATACGTGCGCACGCCTTTGGTGGAGAAGCAGCTCGCGGACCAGGCCAAGATGCACGGCATCCCGGAGTCCGAGGTCCTGGCGAAGGTGATGCTCACCGAAGCCGCCATCAAGCGCCTGGTGGAGCCGGACGAGGTGGCGTCCCTGGTGGCCTGGCTGGCGTCCCCGGACGCCGGCATGGTCACCGGCGCCAGCTACACCATGGACGGTGGCTGGTCGGCCCGTTAG
- a CDS encoding helix-turn-helix domain-containing protein: protein MAFDDGVFPAGCPSRTLLDHVTSKWGVLLLIALSEGEQRWSDLRRRAEGISEKMLAQTLKTLERDGLVSRKAQPVIPPRVDYSLTDRGYELSALLVPLAAWAFDHAEEIINGAVPAK, encoded by the coding sequence ATGGCCTTTGACGACGGCGTGTTCCCGGCCGGGTGCCCCAGCCGGACACTGCTCGACCACGTCACCAGCAAATGGGGCGTCCTGCTCCTCATTGCCCTGTCGGAGGGCGAACAGCGGTGGAGCGACCTGCGGCGGCGGGCCGAGGGCATCAGCGAGAAGATGCTGGCACAAACGCTGAAGACCCTGGAGCGCGACGGCCTGGTCAGCAGGAAAGCCCAGCCTGTCATTCCGCCCCGGGTGGACTACAGCCTCACCGACCGGGGCTACGAACTGAGTGCGCTGCTGGTGCCTCTGGCAGCCTGGGCTTTTGACCACGCCGAAGAGATCATCAACGGGGCCGTCCCGGCCAAGTAG
- a CDS encoding ABC transporter substrate-binding protein encodes MTQKATRRRGRVLLRPLTLIASVALALSACGAPAAAPPGQSGSATAGGGGGGKVVIGVGGQTLLTYLPTTLAQQLGYYKDEGVDVELQDLQGGSKALTAMIGGSTNVTSGYYEHTIQMQAKNQQIKAFVDMGQSSGLALLVSPKNEGQIKSIADLKGKNVGVTAPGSSTDMFVKFLLAKNNMQQSDAAVSAIGAGSSAVAAVEQGQVDAAVMLEPDVSVLTKRIGHNPVVLEDVRSSEGLKEVFATDSWPSACLYAKTDWLNQNKDTATKLAKAIKRTLEYINGHSGAEIAAKMPENFAGGDKDLYAKVIDDLKNTLSKDGTFTDDGVQAVLKTQQVANPDVGNKDIKLADTYTNDLVK; translated from the coding sequence ATGACACAGAAAGCAACCCGGCGCCGTGGCCGGGTCCTCCTCCGGCCACTGACCCTCATTGCGTCAGTTGCCCTGGCGCTCTCAGCCTGCGGCGCACCCGCGGCGGCCCCTCCCGGCCAAAGCGGATCGGCCACTGCCGGCGGCGGGGGCGGTGGCAAGGTGGTGATTGGCGTCGGCGGACAGACCCTCCTGACCTACCTCCCGACCACGTTGGCCCAGCAACTTGGGTACTACAAGGATGAGGGCGTGGATGTTGAGCTCCAGGACCTCCAGGGCGGCTCCAAGGCCCTGACCGCCATGATCGGCGGCAGCACCAACGTGACCAGCGGGTACTACGAGCACACCATCCAGATGCAGGCCAAGAACCAGCAGATCAAAGCGTTCGTGGACATGGGCCAGTCATCCGGCCTGGCCCTGCTGGTGTCCCCGAAGAACGAAGGCCAGATCAAGTCCATCGCGGACCTGAAGGGCAAGAATGTGGGCGTCACAGCTCCGGGTTCTTCCACCGACATGTTCGTGAAGTTCCTGCTGGCCAAGAACAACATGCAGCAGTCTGATGCAGCTGTTTCCGCCATCGGCGCCGGCTCATCTGCCGTTGCCGCTGTTGAGCAGGGCCAGGTTGACGCCGCAGTGATGCTCGAACCGGACGTCTCAGTGCTTACCAAGCGCATCGGCCACAACCCAGTGGTCCTGGAGGATGTCCGCAGCTCCGAGGGCCTGAAGGAAGTGTTCGCCACCGATTCCTGGCCTTCCGCCTGCCTGTACGCCAAGACTGACTGGCTCAACCAGAACAAGGACACCGCCACCAAGCTGGCCAAGGCCATCAAGCGGACCCTGGAGTACATCAACGGGCATTCGGGGGCAGAAATCGCGGCCAAGATGCCGGAAAACTTCGCCGGCGGCGACAAGGATCTCTACGCTAAGGTCATCGATGACCTCAAGAACACTTTGAGCAAGGACGGCACTTTTACCGACGACGGCGTCCAGGCAGTCCTGAAGACCCAGCAGGTGGCCAACCCTGACGTGGGAAACAAGGACATCAAGCTTGCCGATACGTACACCAACGACCTGGTTAAGTAA
- a CDS encoding ABC transporter permease, with amino-acid sequence MTILGSRRPGSRGNGSPGGTQDRRPASRPARRGEMSPLAMRSIQLLLTVLVLGAWEVLGRAGVIDEFFFPLPSDIFQTVWLWVSSGFVFPHLWVTMQEAILAFLVGAAVGLLLGFILARVRILERLLDPFLQMFNALPRVVLAPIFLLWFGLGIWSKVAFGFTLVFFIVFFNTLEGVKSVDRVLVDNARMLGASEKQLLRHVFIPSALTWIFSSLHISVGFAITGAVVGEYLGASGGVGYAIAQAQGVFDTKGVFAGMFILMIVVLIIDLLVNRLERHLLRWRPVRSS; translated from the coding sequence GTGACCATACTCGGTTCACGGAGGCCCGGGTCCCGCGGGAACGGCTCTCCCGGCGGCACCCAGGACCGCAGGCCCGCCAGCCGCCCGGCCCGCCGGGGAGAAATGTCACCCTTGGCCATGCGGAGCATCCAGCTCCTCCTCACGGTTCTCGTCCTGGGAGCGTGGGAGGTCCTGGGACGGGCCGGGGTGATCGACGAATTCTTCTTCCCCCTCCCTTCGGACATCTTCCAGACCGTATGGCTCTGGGTGTCCTCAGGGTTCGTATTCCCCCACCTTTGGGTGACCATGCAGGAAGCCATCCTCGCCTTCCTGGTGGGAGCCGCCGTCGGACTCCTCCTGGGCTTTATCCTCGCCCGCGTCCGAATCCTTGAGCGGCTGCTGGACCCCTTCCTCCAGATGTTCAATGCGCTCCCGCGCGTGGTCCTGGCTCCGATTTTCCTGCTGTGGTTCGGCCTTGGCATCTGGTCCAAGGTCGCCTTCGGCTTCACCCTGGTGTTCTTCATTGTCTTCTTTAACACCCTGGAAGGGGTCAAGAGCGTGGACCGGGTCCTGGTGGACAACGCCAGGATGCTGGGGGCCAGCGAAAAGCAGCTCCTGCGCCACGTCTTCATCCCCAGCGCCCTGACCTGGATCTTCTCCAGCCTGCATATCAGCGTCGGCTTCGCCATTACCGGCGCAGTGGTGGGCGAGTACCTTGGCGCGTCGGGAGGCGTCGGATATGCCATCGCCCAGGCCCAGGGCGTGTTCGACACCAAGGGCGTGTTTGCCGGGATGTTCATCCTCATGATCGTCGTCCTGATCATCGACCTCCTCGTCAACCGCCTGGAGCGGCACCTGCTCAGGTGGCGCCCGGTACGGTCTTCCTGA
- a CDS encoding ABC transporter ATP-binding protein, producing the protein MPAAQPATSGYAVELTGCTKQFPASGGETYFAVRDIDLKVEPGRFVSIVGPTGSGKSTILNMAAGLLTPSFGEVKSFGEPVAGVNRRASYMFQQDALLPWKTVIDNVSLGLTMAGVSKAEAHSESRRWLEKVGLKNFADRYPHQLSGGMRKRTAIAQAWIVNPDILLMDEPFSALDVQTRQIMENELLQLWQESGKAVVFITHDLDEAIALSDEVVILGAGPGARWWEATKSTSPARATCWISVTTPGLWCCTARSGAA; encoded by the coding sequence ATGCCAGCTGCACAGCCAGCCACGTCCGGATATGCCGTGGAGCTCACCGGGTGCACCAAACAATTTCCAGCATCCGGGGGCGAGACCTACTTCGCAGTCCGCGACATTGACCTGAAGGTGGAACCCGGCCGCTTCGTCTCGATCGTCGGCCCGACGGGATCAGGCAAGTCCACCATCCTGAACATGGCAGCAGGGCTTCTGACTCCCAGCTTCGGAGAGGTCAAGAGCTTCGGAGAGCCGGTGGCGGGAGTGAACCGCCGGGCGTCCTACATGTTCCAGCAGGACGCCCTGCTGCCGTGGAAAACGGTCATCGACAACGTCAGCCTGGGCCTGACCATGGCCGGCGTCTCCAAGGCGGAGGCCCACTCGGAATCGCGGCGCTGGCTCGAAAAGGTGGGCCTCAAGAACTTCGCGGACCGCTATCCGCACCAGCTCAGCGGCGGCATGCGCAAGCGCACGGCCATCGCACAGGCCTGGATAGTTAACCCGGACATCCTCCTCATGGACGAGCCATTTTCAGCCCTCGACGTCCAGACCCGCCAGATCATGGAAAACGAACTCCTGCAGCTTTGGCAGGAATCCGGCAAGGCAGTGGTCTTCATTACCCACGACCTCGACGAAGCGATCGCATTGTCCGATGAAGTGGTCATTCTGGGAGCCGGCCCGGGAGCACGGTGGTGGGAAGCTACCAAATCGACATCCCCCGCCCGCGCGACCTGCTGGATATCCGTGACGACCCCCGGTTTGTGGTGCTGCACCGCGAGATCTGGGGCCGCCTGA
- a CDS encoding IclR family transcriptional regulator, with the protein MSSSETSATPLLVLRKITAILDAFSLAQPELSLAEIRSSTGVPHSTVQRLVANMVQEGILDRHGDRYRVGVRMAHWAAPATQGLDFLELLTPVLRRLRDELGETACIFRESQGKRVCIALAETRRMLRRAVSVGEIMPLHVGAAGRVLLAWNPEVAERVYRSGLASLTDQTITDAASLEESVAKARADGFAITTGERVSGASGISAPIFGPQGELFGALTVMGPALRMPFDVCASWVEQVLAAAEEGTRVIGGTIPQ; encoded by the coding sequence ATGAGCTCCAGCGAAACGTCGGCCACGCCCCTGTTGGTCCTGCGGAAGATCACTGCCATCCTCGATGCTTTCTCCCTCGCGCAGCCCGAGCTGTCGCTGGCCGAGATCCGTTCCAGCACCGGGGTACCGCACTCCACCGTCCAGCGCCTTGTGGCGAACATGGTGCAGGAAGGGATTCTAGACAGGCACGGAGACCGGTACCGGGTGGGGGTCCGGATGGCCCACTGGGCGGCACCCGCAACCCAGGGGCTGGATTTCCTGGAGCTGCTGACGCCCGTGCTGCGAAGGCTTCGTGACGAACTGGGCGAGACCGCCTGCATCTTTCGCGAATCCCAAGGGAAACGGGTTTGCATCGCCCTTGCCGAGACCCGCCGCATGCTCCGGCGGGCGGTAAGTGTCGGTGAAATCATGCCGCTCCACGTGGGTGCGGCGGGGCGGGTCCTGCTGGCCTGGAATCCGGAAGTTGCCGAGCGGGTGTACCGGTCGGGCCTGGCATCACTGACCGACCAGACCATCACCGATGCCGCGAGCCTGGAAGAATCGGTCGCCAAAGCCCGCGCGGACGGCTTCGCCATCACCACCGGTGAGCGCGTGTCCGGCGCCAGCGGCATCTCGGCGCCGATTTTCGGCCCACAGGGCGAACTCTTCGGCGCTCTTACGGTGATGGGGCCGGCCCTGAGGATGCCCTTCGACGTCTGCGCGTCCTGGGTGGAACAGGTGCTGGCGGCCGCGGAAGAGGGTACCAGGGTCATCGGCGGCACCATCCCGCAGTAG
- a CDS encoding hydroxymethylglutaryl-CoA lyase, whose product MNGIAGTGTRGDSVSIVDVSPRDGLQNEKIPVSTHDKLRLINDLIALGARRIEAVSFVNPKKVPQMADADAVMAGVPRDAGASYIGLVLNTRGAHRAVDAGVDEINYVLPVTDAFAAANQNTTVAAALDALEEVSGIAGVAAIPVTVTAAVAFGCPYQGDVPGEQALSVVRRALQRGQLAEVALADTIGCAVPWQVNEVFAALASETGVPLRAHLHETRHTALANTYAAMAAGVRVFDSAVGGLGGCPFAPGAAGNISTEDLVWMLERAGFATSMDPLAATELGRWICAKVETAPRSGLAGAGVFPKAA is encoded by the coding sequence ATGAACGGAATTGCGGGAACCGGTACTCGCGGAGATTCAGTCTCCATCGTTGACGTCAGTCCCCGGGATGGGCTGCAGAATGAAAAGATTCCGGTCAGCACCCACGACAAGCTGCGCCTAATCAACGATCTGATTGCCCTGGGCGCCAGGCGGATTGAAGCCGTGAGCTTCGTCAACCCCAAAAAAGTTCCGCAAATGGCGGATGCCGATGCCGTCATGGCCGGGGTGCCACGGGATGCCGGCGCCAGCTACATCGGCCTGGTTCTGAACACCCGCGGTGCGCACAGGGCCGTGGACGCGGGTGTGGACGAGATCAACTACGTCCTGCCCGTGACCGATGCCTTCGCCGCAGCCAACCAGAACACGACTGTCGCCGCCGCCCTGGACGCGCTGGAAGAAGTATCCGGAATCGCCGGCGTTGCCGCCATTCCCGTCACGGTTACGGCCGCCGTAGCTTTCGGTTGTCCGTATCAGGGTGACGTGCCTGGAGAGCAAGCTCTTTCGGTGGTCCGCAGGGCACTGCAACGAGGTCAGCTGGCCGAGGTTGCCTTGGCGGACACCATCGGCTGCGCCGTCCCATGGCAGGTCAACGAGGTCTTTGCTGCCCTGGCATCCGAAACGGGTGTGCCGCTGAGGGCCCACCTGCACGAAACGCGACACACTGCACTGGCAAACACCTATGCGGCCATGGCAGCCGGCGTCAGGGTCTTTGACAGTGCCGTGGGAGGCCTGGGCGGATGCCCGTTCGCCCCCGGCGCGGCCGGCAATATCTCCACGGAAGACTTGGTGTGGATGTTGGAACGGGCAGGGTTTGCCACGTCGATGGATCCGCTGGCAGCCACCGAACTGGGGCGCTGGATCTGCGCCAAAGTGGAGACGGCCCCGCGCTCAGGGCTCGCCGGCGCAGGAGTGTTCCCCAAGGCTGCCTAG